In one Gouania willdenowi unplaced genomic scaffold, fGouWil2.1 scaffold_82_arrow_ctg1, whole genome shotgun sequence genomic region, the following are encoded:
- the LOC114460855 gene encoding uncharacterized protein LOC114460855, with product MDEQLEESQCEIDEAAIETLPRRSERPSVPTEKMFLFQKDEQTKRERKLETIYEHWKGQVRVYREDLKSDLSESRLADMADGIERTVNDMMKVYNDLRERHAPSHVIRRKMDSCESVTKDIMKIIFERLAAIDEYDGEKERQRLHQLLLYEHAKSIFGTASQSSNHTEASIAAKRIEAAAESAAMEAQYKIAQEEIKQREKIREMEEKHRREIDAQKSELERLQAEKERQAARAKIEIYDKELKVDMDSQLMLQTQMTSPFNQGFAQPVPMSSTGSDHPLMQQHVSIPVNNPVQQSQPQVITPSPPTDFSQLAKAIQDSIAVNRIPVPVPIVFSGDPIAYIEWKASFISLIDCKSISPADKLHLLKRYITGPALKCLDGTFYRSDEDAYKDALKRLDQRYGQPFVVQKAIRDKLSKWPKIHSKDAEGLRTFSDFLTACLQATPHIKGLEILNDCEENQKLLQKAPEWLATRWNRKVTVALMEGSTSLVKGQAKEFKSNRAATQVFTTQATVNVDTAKSNNTRFKVPCMFCKDERHQLSKCHSFSEKSLDEKRTFVRDNKLCYGCLKVGHNAKDCRHRHTCDKCKGRHPTCLHNENYKTNERPQCPANATTTTEIGTTAATALNVTKTPQTSRGSEDE from the exons ATGGATGAACAACTGGAGGAGTCGCAATGTGAAATTGATGAAGCAGCAATTGAAACATTACCTAGGCGATCAGAACGGCCTAGTGTGCCCACCgagaaaatgtttctatttcaaAAGGATGAACAGActaaaagagagagaaagttgGAAACTATATATGAACATTGGAAAGGCCAGGTCAGAGTATACAGAGAAGACTTGAAAAGCGATCTCTCAGAATCACGCTTAGCAGACATGGCCGATGGCATTGAAAGGACAGTAAATGACATGATGAAAGTATACAATGATTTAAGAGAGCGTCATGCACCATCCCATGTCATAAGGCGCAAAATGGACTCTTGTGAATCAGTGACAAAGGacattatgaaaataatttttgagCGCTTAGCAGCAATCGATGAGTATGATGGAGAAAAGGAAAGACAGCGGCTCCATCAGCTCTTGCTTTATGAACATGCTAAGTCCATATTTGGTACTGCATCACAGTCAAGTAATCACACTGAAGCAAGCATTGCCGCCAAAAGAATTGAGGCAGCCGCAGAGTCAGCTGCAATGGAAGCTCAGTATAAAATCGCACAAGAGGAAatcaaacaaagagaaaaaataagagaaatggaaGAGAAACACAGGAGGGAAATAGATGCACAAAAATCTGAACTAGAGCGTTTACAAGCAGAAAAGGAAAGGCAAGCTGCACGTGCAAAAATAGAGATTTATGACAAGGAATTAAAAGTCGACATGGACAGTCAGTTAATGTTACAAACTCAAATGACTTCTCCTTTCAATCAAGGCTTTGCACAACCAGTTCCAATGTCATCCACAGGTTCAGATCACCCACTAATGCAACAACATGTATCTATTCCTGTTAACAATCCTGTACAACAATCACAACCTCAAGTTATCACTCCATCGCCTCCCACAGACTTTTCCCAGCTAGCTAAAGCTATCCAAGACAGCATAGCTGTAAACAGAATCCCAGTGCCAGTGCCCATTGTGTTCAGTGGAGATCCAATCGCCTACATTGAATGGAAGGCTTCCTTCATCTCACTGATAGACTGTAAAAGTATTTCTCCTGCTGATAAACTGCACTTGTTAAAAAGATATATCACTGGCCCAGCACTTAAATGTTTGGATGGCACATTTTATCGCAGTGATGAAGATGCATACAAAGATGCATTGAAAAGACTCGATCAACGCTACGGTCAGCCTTTTGTTGTTCAAAAGGCAATAAGAGACAAATTATCAAAGTGGCCTAAAATCCACTCAAAGGATGCAGAAGGTTTGCGGACATTTTCTGATTTTCTTACAGCCTGTCTCCAAGCAACACCACATATAAAGGGCTTGGAGATATTGAACGACTGTGAGGAGAACCAAAAGTTACTGCAAAAGGCCCCAGAATGGCTCGCAACACGGTGGAATCGTAAGGTCACAGTTGCTCTGATGGAAG GCAGTACATCTCTGGTAAAAGGACAAGCAAAAGAGTTTAAATCAAACAGAGCTGCAACCCAAGTCTTTACAACGCAAGCTACTGTAAATGTAGATACAGCAAAGTCAAATAACACAAGATTTAAAGTACCCTGCATGTTCTGCAAAGATGAAAGGCATCAGTTGTCAAAGTGTCACAGCTTCTCAGAGAAGTCATTAGATGAAAAACGTACATTTGTTAGGGACAATAAACTCTGCTACGGGTGTTTGAAGGTGGGCCACAATGCCAAAGACTGTCGTCATCGCCACACGTGTGACAAATGTAAAGGACGGCATCCCACTTGTTTGCATAATGAGaattacaaaacaaatgaaagacCTCAATGCCCTGCAAATGCTACTACAACCACAGAAATCGGAACCACGGCAGCCACAGCTCTGAACGTTACAAAG ACTCCGCAAACTTCCAGAGGGTCAGAGGATGAGTGA